One genomic window of Mucilaginibacter sp. SJ includes the following:
- a CDS encoding RagB/SusD family nutrient uptake outer membrane protein: protein MKKNIYLFLSLAAIGFYGCKKDYLNLQPTDTQNSANFFKTKAQFVQAINGAYAPLQGLYTGSFWAMGEMRSDNTSYEYDPYDRSGTNKEELDEFRELNNNDIVQAYFSSCFTGIGRCNVIINRLPAARLDAATTDTIGGQALFLRAFNYFNLVRMFGDVPLVLVEPKSVGDAYDLSTKSPAAAVYTQIIADAQAAIAKLPVKYQTTANKGRVTKGTAETMLAEVYMTQKKFDLAIPLLRSVISSGAYNLNADYADNFDITKENGPESIFEIQYIEGSNGLGSDFIDTFIPWDYYDNDVTGFYIGNNAQNGWNIPTQDLVNAYEEGDKRKDASLIDFTSDEYGIDLPFIKKYQSIGSVQGITGNNFPVYRYADVYLMLAECLNEQGFAAGGDAFKYLNLVRQRAGLEPKSMGNANPDLNVTSQDGFRAAIAHERQVELAFENHRWFDLLRTGKATEVMKAHATRERAYKNGSWQINSAAYSNIRLLFQYPLNEANLEH, encoded by the coding sequence ATGAAAAAAAACATATACCTTTTTCTTAGCCTCGCAGCTATTGGTTTTTACGGCTGTAAAAAGGATTATCTTAACCTGCAACCCACAGATACTCAAAACAGCGCCAACTTTTTTAAAACAAAGGCCCAGTTTGTTCAGGCAATCAATGGTGCTTATGCCCCTCTTCAGGGTTTATATACCGGGTCGTTTTGGGCAATGGGTGAAATGCGGTCTGATAATACTTCATATGAATATGATCCTTATGATCGTTCAGGTACCAATAAGGAGGAGTTGGATGAGTTTCGCGAATTGAATAATAATGATATTGTGCAGGCGTACTTTAGCTCATGTTTCACCGGTATCGGCCGGTGCAATGTTATCATCAATCGCTTGCCGGCTGCCAGGCTTGATGCCGCCACTACCGATACTATAGGGGGGCAAGCTTTGTTTTTACGGGCGTTCAATTATTTTAACCTGGTACGCATGTTTGGTGATGTACCCCTGGTGCTTGTCGAGCCAAAATCGGTGGGTGATGCTTATGACCTGTCTACTAAGTCACCGGCAGCTGCTGTTTATACGCAGATCATCGCAGATGCCCAGGCTGCCATAGCTAAACTACCTGTAAAATACCAAACCACCGCCAATAAAGGCAGGGTAACCAAAGGTACCGCCGAGACCATGCTGGCCGAAGTTTATATGACCCAAAAGAAATTTGATTTGGCCATACCGCTGTTACGCAGTGTTATATCATCTGGCGCTTACAATCTTAACGCTGATTATGCGGATAATTTTGATATTACAAAAGAAAACGGCCCCGAGTCAATTTTTGAAATTCAGTATATTGAAGGCTCTAACGGCCTGGGGTCTGATTTTATAGATACTTTTATCCCCTGGGATTACTATGATAATGACGTTACCGGCTTTTACATTGGTAACAATGCGCAAAACGGTTGGAATATCCCTACACAGGACCTCGTAAATGCCTATGAAGAGGGCGATAAAAGGAAAGATGCTTCACTAATTGACTTTACATCAGATGAGTACGGTATCGATCTGCCTTTCATAAAGAAATATCAGAGCATCGGATCGGTACAAGGCATTACCGGCAACAACTTCCCGGTTTATCGTTATGCAGATGTTTACCTGATGCTGGCCGAGTGTTTAAACGAACAGGGTTTTGCAGCTGGCGGCGACGCGTTTAAATATTTAAACCTGGTTAGGCAGCGCGCCGGTCTTGAACCTAAATCAATGGGCAATGCTAATCCAGATTTAAATGTTACCAGCCAGGATGGGTTTCGCGCGGCGATAGCTCATGAACGCCAGGTTGAACTTGCCTTTGAAAATCACCGCTGGTTTGATCTTTTGCGTACAGGTAAAGCGACAGAGGTAATGAAAGCGCATGCTACCCGCGAACGGGCCTATAAAAATGGTTCATGGCAAATTAATTCTGCTGCCTATAGCAATATCCGCCTGCTGTTCCAGTATCCTTTAAATGAAGCAAACCTCGAACATTAA
- a CDS encoding TonB-dependent receptor yields MRLTVLLLTLGCLQLSAKSFSQSITLNARGIALDKAFKAIEKQSGYYFFYRYKDISKTKPVNLSLTNASLQEALQQCFKDEPLTYIIDDKNIIVNKKKTPDVSTAQVPITISGIVVDDKNQPLPGVNVKVKGTNVGAITGVDGKYTLNAEDNAVLVFTFIGFQTKEEPVNKRTTINVVLSEDNKELKEVVVVGYGNQERKDVTGAVGSVKMANVKEIKTASLDLKLAGQLAGVTVNQVTGTPGGGVSVNIRGAGSVGAGDDPLYVIDGFPISPGFDQYQNPLSTINPDDIENISVLKDAASTAIYGSRGSNGVILVTTRRAKKGESSVTVNTSTGIQTILPKSKLKMMTAEQYAQWRIEALQDLDKVNGVPFSMDQVPEAFRNPKVLGKGTDWYDAVTRNAPMQNYDVTVSNGTDKVRSLFSLGYFDQQGTVLNTGFRRYSVKANMDADLFKNVTAGLSIAPTYSQRKLQQTDGHFDQAVLSQAYLESPLTPVKQPDGSYTNVVGSEGNGNIAGTALNANPVSELVNTTNKYSQFRTLANTYVNWEIIKGLDVKSTFGIDYQNSNGDYFRPSFLGSFRIPNKDGTQVKAVGSFNSSNSFNWLSENSVTYKKTWGNHTLTVLGDYSIQQETSHYRLTYGTGFPDDVVRSVRAATIITADAGDEEWRLLSLIGRVNYAYKDKYLLSASIRRDGSSRFAPGHRWGTFPSVSGGWRISDESFFPKTNVIDQLKFTASYGHAGNNSVGNYDYIATVDETNYTFGGALAPGKSITDLGNAEVGWETTKQFDIGMDLSLFKGRVYLIAEYYNRFTERLLQYIPVPIASGYGYALSNVGNVRNRGFEFTVTTKNIVSKAFNWSTDFNISLNRNKVISLGPTPQIYDAPRNDNPTSITLVGLPLGQFYGYIFEGIFQSQAELDKYPHFEGENVGNIRYKDVNNDGVIDGKDQVPIGNPWPKFTFGFNNHFSYKQFDLNIISAGSVGGHVFDMYKQFTTNLDGIFNVEQSVINRWRSPQQPGAGILPTTTSNTGLARDFYPSYWVVSNSYLMVKNIDLGYNFKTKFSKNFRVYFSAQNAILITGYKGGSPEVGIEGQQGNRSLSPNVNFTGYPVSAIYTLGCNVTF; encoded by the coding sequence ATGAGATTAACCGTCTTATTATTAACTCTCGGCTGCCTGCAGCTAAGTGCAAAAAGCTTTTCACAATCCATAACCCTCAATGCGAGGGGGATAGCACTTGATAAAGCTTTTAAAGCAATTGAAAAGCAAAGCGGCTATTATTTCTTTTACAGGTATAAGGATATTTCAAAAACCAAGCCGGTTAATCTTTCACTAACTAACGCTTCATTACAGGAAGCGTTGCAGCAATGCTTCAAGGATGAGCCCTTAACGTATATTATTGATGATAAAAATATCATCGTAAATAAAAAGAAAACGCCCGATGTAAGCACTGCCCAGGTACCCATAACCATAAGCGGTATTGTGGTAGATGATAAAAATCAGCCCTTACCAGGTGTTAATGTTAAAGTAAAAGGTACCAATGTTGGTGCCATAACCGGGGTGGACGGTAAGTATACCTTAAATGCCGAAGATAATGCAGTTTTGGTATTTACATTTATCGGTTTTCAAACCAAAGAAGAACCGGTTAATAAAAGAACAACTATCAACGTTGTTTTAAGTGAAGATAACAAGGAATTAAAAGAGGTAGTTGTTGTAGGCTACGGCAACCAGGAGCGTAAGGATGTAACAGGCGCTGTTGGTTCGGTAAAAATGGCGAATGTTAAGGAAATCAAAACGGCGAGCCTTGATCTGAAACTGGCCGGCCAGCTCGCGGGTGTGACCGTAAACCAGGTAACCGGTACTCCGGGCGGTGGTGTTTCTGTAAATATACGCGGTGCCGGTTCAGTGGGTGCCGGTGATGATCCTTTATATGTAATAGATGGTTTCCCCATTTCCCCGGGATTTGATCAATATCAAAATCCTTTAAGTACCATCAATCCGGATGATATTGAAAATATCAGTGTATTGAAAGATGCTGCTTCTACAGCGATTTATGGTTCGCGCGGGTCAAACGGTGTTATTTTGGTCACTACCAGGAGGGCGAAAAAAGGTGAGTCGTCAGTCACGGTAAATACTTCAACAGGAATCCAAACCATATTGCCCAAAAGCAAATTAAAAATGATGACAGCCGAGCAATACGCGCAATGGCGTATTGAAGCTTTGCAGGATCTGGATAAAGTGAACGGGGTACCGTTCAGCATGGACCAGGTGCCAGAGGCGTTCAGGAATCCAAAAGTACTTGGCAAAGGTACTGATTGGTATGATGCAGTTACCCGTAATGCGCCTATGCAAAATTATGATGTTACTGTTTCAAATGGTACCGATAAAGTGCGCTCTTTGTTTTCATTGGGATATTTTGATCAGCAGGGTACGGTGCTTAATACCGGATTCAGGAGATATTCGGTAAAAGCCAATATGGATGCCGATCTGTTTAAAAATGTTACGGCCGGCCTTAGCATCGCTCCAACTTACAGCCAGCGTAAATTACAACAAACAGACGGGCATTTTGACCAGGCTGTATTAAGCCAGGCCTATCTTGAAAGCCCGCTTACGCCGGTAAAACAGCCCGACGGTTCATATACTAATGTGGTAGGTTCGGAGGGAAACGGGAATATTGCAGGTACAGCACTTAACGCCAATCCGGTAAGTGAGCTGGTTAATACCACTAATAAGTATTCACAATTCCGCACGTTGGCTAACACATACGTTAACTGGGAAATAATTAAAGGCTTAGATGTAAAATCTACTTTTGGTATTGATTATCAGAATAGCAATGGCGATTACTTCCGTCCGTCGTTTTTAGGAAGCTTCCGCATTCCCAATAAGGACGGAACCCAGGTCAAAGCTGTAGGATCATTTAATTCGTCTAATTCCTTCAACTGGCTTAGCGAAAACTCCGTAACCTACAAAAAAACCTGGGGCAATCATACCTTAACTGTTTTGGGCGACTATTCGATACAGCAGGAAACCAGCCACTATCGTTTAACCTATGGCACCGGTTTTCCCGACGATGTAGTCCGTTCGGTAAGGGCCGCTACCATTATCACGGCTGATGCCGGTGACGAGGAATGGAGGCTATTATCGCTGATTGGAAGGGTGAACTATGCATATAAGGATAAGTATTTATTAAGCGCCTCCATACGCCGCGACGGGTCGTCAAGATTCGCGCCGGGGCACCGGTGGGGAACTTTCCCTTCGGTATCGGGCGGCTGGCGGATCTCTGACGAATCATTCTTCCCAAAAACAAATGTGATCGATCAGTTGAAATTCACAGCCAGCTACGGTCACGCGGGCAATAACAGCGTGGGTAACTACGATTATATAGCCACTGTAGACGAAACCAATTATACTTTTGGCGGAGCACTGGCTCCCGGAAAGTCAATTACCGATCTCGGTAATGCTGAAGTTGGCTGGGAAACAACCAAACAGTTTGATATAGGCATGGACCTTTCTTTATTTAAAGGCCGGGTTTACTTAATTGCCGAGTATTATAACCGCTTTACCGAACGGTTACTGCAATATATACCCGTGCCGATAGCTTCGGGCTACGGATATGCTTTATCAAATGTTGGCAACGTGCGTAACCGCGGTTTTGAGTTTACGGTAACAACCAAAAACATAGTTAGCAAAGCTTTTAACTGGAGTACAGATTTTAATATATCGTTAAATCGTAATAAGGTTATAAGCCTTGGCCCTACACCTCAAATCTATGACGCGCCCCGGAATGACAACCCAACCAGTATTACACTGGTAGGGTTGCCGCTTGGGCAGTTTTACGGATATATTTTCGAGGGTATATTCCAAAGCCAGGCCGAACTTGACAAATACCCGCATTTTGAAGGTGAAAATGTAGGCAATATCAGGTATAAGGATGTTAATAATGACGGCGTTATTGATGGTAAAGACCAGGTACCTATTGGCAACCCCTGGCCTAAATTTACATTTGGTTTTAACAACCACTTCAGTTATAAACAATTTGACCTGAACATTATCTCGGCCGGCTCGGTAGGGGGGCATGTGTTTGATATGTACAAACAGTTTACAACCAATTTGGATGGTATTTTTAATGTTGAGCAAAGTGTTATAAACCGCTGGAGGTCACCGCAGCAGCCGGGAGCCGGCATATTGCCCACCACAACTTCAAACACTGGCCTTGCCCGCGATTTTTATCCCTCATATTGGGTAGTGAGCAACTCGTATTTAATGGTGAAGAATATTGATCTCGGTTACAATTTCAAAACAAAATTCAGCAAAAACTTCAGGGTATACTTCAGCGCTCAAAATGCCATCCTGATTACAGGTTATAAAGGAGGCAGCCCCGAGGTTGGCATTGAGGGACAACAGGGTAACCGTTCGTTATCACCCAATGTGAATTTTACAGGCTATCCGGTTTCGGCAATTTACACATTAGGTTGTAACGTAACATTTTAG
- a CDS encoding FecR family protein, which translates to MQKEEFLQLIDKYLAGQATAAEKEQLLNFFESFQGDTDEWDEKIIDVKQELEDRMLSNIRQAIAGPVANKGPKVIRLHFFRNVAAAVILLAVSGTAVYHWCNKHWQQKLVVQNKAIVKHDVEPGDNRAVLTLANGSKLILDSAKIGLLNQSGNISINKTQDGQVVYTADKDQQQNGPVAYNTISTPRGGQYRVVLPDGSKVWLNSASSLKFPTVFTGAQREVELTGEGYFEVAKNKARPFNVKVKDIEIAVLGTHFNIMAYTDEAAVKTTLLEGSVKLTQGNVTNTLKPGQQGVINNKGIKIIDVDTDEAVAWKNGFFDFERANIQDIMKQLSRWYGTEVVYEGKIPDDEFVGKISRDVKLSQVLHILELSHVRFRIENKKIIVTP; encoded by the coding sequence GTGCAAAAAGAAGAATTTTTACAATTGATAGATAAATACCTGGCCGGGCAGGCAACTGCCGCGGAGAAGGAGCAGTTGTTGAATTTTTTCGAAAGCTTTCAGGGTGATACCGACGAATGGGATGAAAAAATAATTGATGTAAAGCAGGAACTGGAAGACCGCATGTTAAGCAACATCAGGCAGGCGATAGCCGGGCCGGTGGCTAACAAGGGTCCAAAAGTTATAAGGTTGCATTTTTTCAGAAATGTTGCCGCTGCTGTTATTCTGTTGGCCGTGTCGGGTACTGCTGTTTATCATTGGTGTAATAAACACTGGCAGCAAAAACTGGTTGTTCAAAACAAAGCAATTGTAAAACACGATGTCGAGCCTGGTGATAACCGGGCCGTTTTAACCCTTGCCAATGGCTCCAAACTGATACTGGATTCGGCTAAGATCGGCTTGCTGAATCAATCGGGTAACATCAGCATTAATAAAACGCAGGATGGGCAGGTGGTTTACACCGCGGATAAAGACCAACAGCAAAACGGCCCGGTTGCCTATAACACCATTAGCACCCCCAGGGGCGGCCAGTACCGGGTAGTGCTTCCTGATGGTTCAAAAGTTTGGCTTAACTCTGCCTCGTCACTAAAATTCCCTACGGTATTTACAGGTGCCCAACGTGAAGTTGAACTCACTGGCGAGGGATATTTTGAGGTGGCTAAAAATAAAGCGAGGCCTTTTAATGTGAAGGTTAAAGACATTGAAATAGCTGTGTTGGGTACACATTTTAATATTATGGCCTATACTGATGAGGCCGCTGTTAAAACCACCCTTCTTGAAGGATCGGTGAAATTAACACAGGGTAATGTAACTAATACGTTAAAGCCCGGTCAGCAGGGCGTAATAAACAATAAAGGCATTAAAATTATTGATGTTGATACCGACGAAGCGGTAGCCTGGAAAAATGGCTTCTTTGACTTTGAGCGGGCAAACATACAAGATATTATGAAGCAGCTTTCGAGGTGGTATGGTACCGAAGTAGTATACGAAGGTAAAATACCTGATGATGAGTTTGTAGGTAAGATCAGCAGGGATGTAAAACTATCGCAGGTATTGCACATTCTTGAATTAAGCCACGTGCGTTTTAGGATTGAGAACAAAAAAATAATTGTTACGCCTTAA
- a CDS encoding RNA polymerase sigma-70 factor, with amino-acid sequence MPDKIVMSDMQLIGRLKADDEAALTMVYRRYWALLFKAAYNILKDRQACEDIIQELFIKLWDCRAEVEITISLKAYLYASVRYGVYRQIRTGTPVRSEIFDDLIERLHTPATHNTIEHKELLLQINQVIDTLPEKCREVYKLSREECLSHKEIALQLNISTKTVENHLTKALRQLRGSLGSAFILEALMFFLDK; translated from the coding sequence ATGCCCGACAAAATTGTGATGAGCGATATGCAGCTCATTGGCCGGCTAAAGGCTGATGATGAAGCGGCGCTTACCATGGTTTACAGGAGGTACTGGGCTTTGCTTTTTAAAGCGGCTTATAACATCTTGAAAGACAGGCAGGCATGCGAGGATATTATCCAGGAACTGTTTATCAAGCTTTGGGATTGCCGGGCCGAAGTGGAGATCACTATATCGCTTAAAGCTTATCTGTATGCATCGGTACGTTACGGGGTTTACAGGCAAATCCGCACAGGGACGCCCGTAAGAAGCGAGATTTTTGACGATCTGATAGAGCGCCTGCACACCCCGGCTACCCACAACACGATTGAGCATAAAGAACTGCTATTGCAAATAAACCAGGTGATTGATACCCTGCCCGAAAAATGCCGGGAAGTTTACAAACTGAGCCGGGAAGAATGTCTTAGCCATAAGGAAATAGCCCTGCAACTGAACATATCCACTAAAACCGTCGAAAATCATTTAACTAAAGCGCTTCGTCAGTTGCGCGGCTCGTTGGGCTCCGCTTTTATCCTGGAAGCGTTGATGTTTTTTTTAGATAAATAA
- the ltrA gene encoding group II intron reverse transcriptase/maturase — MLEEILDYRNISKALKQVMSNKGAGGVDGMQTDELRDYLNEHWRPLKTSILEGSYQPSPVRKVEIPKPTGGRRMLGIPTVIDRLLQQAISQWLSPQYEPEFSKTSYGFRPGKNARQAVMQAQEYLNEGKTRIVELDLEKFFDRVNHDKLMGSLSRKVKDKRILALIGSYLRSGIMEGGVSSVRLEGTPQGSPLSPLLSNIMLDELDRELIRRGHSFVRYADDCSIYLKNWKSAHRVEGSIIRYVEKELKLKVNRTKTKVSAPAKSTLLGFSFYRSKGKWEIRLSNLTVKRIQGKIRRHTERKHPNPIAEKIRELETVIMGWINYFWIATAKSQMRMLDELVRTRLRICQWKQWKLPKARVKRLIKLGVKKRKAYEWGNSSKGYCRVAHSPILQTTLNNLYFNNLGYTGFENRYFWKTKHQLSIF; from the coding sequence ATGCTCGAAGAAATACTTGATTACAGGAACATCAGCAAAGCGCTGAAACAGGTAATGAGCAATAAAGGCGCTGGTGGGGTTGACGGTATGCAGACCGATGAACTTCGCGACTACCTGAACGAGCACTGGCGTCCGCTCAAAACAAGTATTTTAGAGGGCAGTTATCAACCAAGCCCGGTACGGAAAGTAGAAATCCCCAAGCCCACAGGCGGTCGCCGGATGTTAGGCATACCAACCGTAATCGACAGGCTCCTTCAACAAGCCATCAGTCAATGGCTAAGTCCGCAATACGAACCGGAGTTTTCCAAAACAAGTTACGGTTTCAGGCCAGGCAAGAACGCCCGTCAGGCGGTCATGCAGGCCCAGGAGTACCTCAATGAAGGTAAAACAAGGATAGTAGAGTTGGACTTGGAAAAGTTCTTCGACCGTGTCAACCACGACAAACTCATGGGATCGCTATCAAGAAAGGTAAAAGATAAACGCATCCTTGCGTTGATCGGCAGCTATCTGCGCAGCGGTATTATGGAAGGCGGGGTTTCAAGCGTCCGATTGGAAGGCACCCCACAGGGTTCACCGCTTAGCCCTCTACTTTCCAACATTATGTTAGATGAACTGGACAGAGAACTTATACGGCGCGGGCACAGCTTTGTGAGGTACGCCGACGATTGCAGCATCTACCTTAAGAACTGGAAATCAGCTCATAGGGTAGAAGGCAGTATTATCCGGTACGTAGAAAAGGAGCTTAAGCTAAAAGTGAACAGGACAAAGACGAAAGTCAGCGCCCCGGCGAAAAGCACGCTTTTAGGCTTCTCTTTCTATCGCAGCAAAGGAAAATGGGAGATACGGCTATCGAATCTGACGGTAAAACGGATTCAAGGTAAGATTCGCCGGCATACGGAGCGGAAGCACCCGAACCCAATAGCCGAAAAGATAAGAGAATTGGAGACGGTCATCATGGGCTGGATAAATTATTTTTGGATAGCCACGGCAAAATCGCAGATGCGAATGTTGGATGAACTGGTACGAACCCGTTTACGGATATGCCAATGGAAACAATGGAAGCTACCAAAAGCAAGGGTGAAGCGGCTAATAAAGCTGGGCGTTAAGAAAAGGAAAGCTTATGAGTGGGGAAATAGCAGTAAGGGATACTGTCGGGTAGCCCACAGCCCCATACTGCAAACCACGCTTAACAATCTGTACTTTAATAACTTAGGATACACAGGGTTCGAGAACAGATACTTTTGGAAAACTAAACACCAGTTATCTATATTCTGA
- a CDS encoding alpha/beta hydrolase: MYRHTKQVVSAGVPAEQAKKAIIMLHGRGASASSMISLKDHLELDGYAIYAPQANQHSWYPYSFMAPVQNNQPALDSALEVIDELVEDLRQKGIAQENIYFLGFSQGACLTLDYTGRNAGRYGGIIAFTGGLIGEELVKENYKGDFNNTPVLVTTGDPDPHVPVSRVNDSVEILKELNANVTLKIYKGRQHTISHEEIVLANEILKN, translated from the coding sequence ATGTACAGGCACACAAAACAGGTTGTTTCGGCGGGAGTTCCCGCCGAACAGGCCAAAAAAGCCATCATTATGCTGCATGGCCGCGGCGCATCGGCAAGCAGCATGATCTCGCTTAAGGATCATCTTGAATTAGATGGGTACGCTATCTATGCACCACAGGCCAATCAACATAGCTGGTATCCCTACAGCTTTATGGCCCCGGTTCAAAATAATCAACCGGCATTGGACTCGGCCCTTGAAGTAATTGACGAACTGGTTGAGGACCTCAGGCAAAAAGGAATAGCACAGGAAAATATCTATTTTCTTGGTTTTTCGCAGGGCGCATGTTTAACGCTTGACTATACCGGCCGCAATGCCGGCAGGTACGGGGGGATTATCGCTTTCACCGGCGGATTGATAGGAGAGGAGCTGGTTAAGGAAAACTATAAAGGCGATTTTAACAATACCCCGGTACTGGTCACCACCGGCGACCCCGACCCGCATGTACCAGTTAGCAGGGTTAATGACAGTGTTGAAATATTAAAAGAATTAAATGCGAATGTAACCCTCAAAATATATAAAGGCCGCCAGCATACTATTTCCCATGAAGAAATTGTGCTGGCAAACGAGATACTGAAGAATTGA
- a CDS encoding ring-cleaving dioxygenase — MENTINGIHHITAIAGNAKKNYDFYTRVLGLRLVKKTVNFDDPGTYHLYYGDGNGTPGSILTFFPWEGITAGRRGARQVTEIGYSVPEGSLDFWLKRFEDNNVIYNKPAEKFGEQYLTFLDPDGLKFELIVPQKADNRTPWETAEVTAANATKGFHSITITSNKIEATAKILTGVLGYRLLEQHVNRYRFITDAVENAAIVDLVEVPGEVAGHVAGGSVHHVAFRVPNEKVLMEYREKIANLGLHITDKIDRNYFYSLYFREPGGVLFEIATDNPGFAVDEPAELLGTGLKLPAQYENLRGELEKILPSLV, encoded by the coding sequence ATGGAAAACACTATAAACGGCATTCACCACATCACTGCAATTGCAGGCAATGCTAAAAAAAACTATGATTTTTATACCCGTGTATTAGGCTTAAGGTTGGTTAAAAAAACCGTAAACTTTGACGACCCCGGTACTTATCACTTGTATTATGGCGATGGGAACGGTACTCCCGGCTCTATCCTTACTTTCTTCCCCTGGGAAGGCATCACAGCAGGTCGCCGGGGTGCAAGGCAGGTAACTGAAATTGGTTATTCGGTACCTGAAGGTAGCTTGGATTTCTGGTTGAAAAGGTTTGAGGATAACAATGTGATCTACAACAAACCGGCCGAAAAATTTGGTGAGCAGTATCTTACTTTCCTCGATCCTGATGGTTTGAAATTTGAGCTTATCGTTCCCCAAAAAGCCGATAACCGTACGCCATGGGAAACTGCCGAAGTAACCGCAGCCAATGCAACCAAAGGTTTTCACAGCATTACTATTACATCAAATAAAATTGAGGCTACTGCCAAAATATTAACCGGTGTATTAGGCTATCGCTTACTGGAACAGCATGTTAACCGCTACAGGTTTATTACTGATGCTGTCGAAAATGCAGCTATAGTTGATTTGGTGGAAGTTCCGGGAGAAGTTGCCGGTCATGTAGCAGGTGGTTCTGTTCACCACGTTGCGTTCCGCGTACCAAACGAAAAAGTATTGATGGAATACCGTGAAAAGATAGCCAACCTTGGCTTGCATATCACCGATAAAATAGACAGAAACTATTTTTACTCATTATACTTCCGCGAACCAGGTGGTGTTTTGTTTGAGATAGCAACCGATAACCCAGGCTTCGCGGTTGATGAACCAGCCGAATTATTGGGCACAGGATTAAAATTACCTGCACAGTATGAAAACCTGCGCGGCGAGTTGGAGAAAATATTACCATCATTAGTTTAA